In Natronomonas halophila, one DNA window encodes the following:
- a CDS encoding AAA family ATPase, which yields MNDTTDTQAAAAIDPADIETAGRTARRVIENVQDVIVGNDEPIEHLVTALLGGGHVLLEDVPGVGKTMLARAVAASFDCSFKRVQFTPDLLPTDITGANVYNQKENEFEFRPGPVFANVVLADEINRAPPKTQAALLEAMEEEQATIDGTTHPMPDPFVVIATQNAVERERTYELPAAELDRFMLKLHLGYPDHHEEAEVIDRAVGSHAIEDIDAVADIEALLTAREITGDIEVREPLREYVTRLAAYTREHARLGASPRGSIALVRAAQGRAVLDSRGYVIPDDVQAAAPVVFPHRMRTEPGAADPEAVVAEALETVPVEE from the coding sequence ATGAACGACACGACAGACACGCAAGCGGCCGCCGCCATCGACCCGGCGGACATCGAGACGGCCGGTCGGACCGCCCGGCGCGTCATCGAGAACGTGCAGGACGTCATCGTCGGCAACGACGAGCCCATCGAACATCTCGTTACCGCCCTGCTCGGCGGTGGGCACGTCCTGCTGGAAGACGTTCCCGGCGTCGGGAAGACGATGCTCGCCCGTGCCGTCGCGGCCTCCTTCGACTGTTCGTTCAAGCGCGTGCAGTTCACCCCCGACCTCCTGCCGACCGATATCACCGGTGCGAACGTCTACAACCAGAAGGAAAACGAATTCGAGTTCCGGCCCGGCCCCGTCTTCGCCAACGTCGTCCTCGCGGACGAAATCAATCGCGCGCCGCCGAAAACGCAGGCCGCCCTGCTCGAGGCGATGGAAGAAGAGCAGGCGACCATCGACGGGACGACCCATCCGATGCCGGACCCCTTCGTCGTCATCGCCACCCAGAACGCCGTCGAGCGGGAGCGCACCTACGAGTTGCCCGCTGCCGAACTCGACCGCTTCATGCTGAAACTCCACCTCGGCTACCCCGACCACCACGAGGAGGCGGAGGTCATCGACCGCGCGGTCGGCAGCCACGCCATCGAGGACATCGACGCCGTCGCCGATATCGAGGCGCTGCTGACCGCCCGCGAAATCACGGGCGATATCGAGGTCCGCGAGCCGCTTCGGGAGTACGTCACCCGGCTTGCGGCCTACACTCGCGAACACGCCCGCCTGGGCGCGAGTCCCCGGGGCTCTATCGCCCTCGTCCGGGCCGCACAGGGCCGGGCCGTCCTCGACTCCCGCGGCTACGTCATCCCCGACGACGTACAGGCCGCGGCGCCGGTCGTCTTCCCACATCGGATGCGCACCGAACCCGGCGCGGCCGATCCCGAGGCGGTCGTCGCGGAGGCGCTGGAGACGGTCCCCGTCGAGGAATAG
- a CDS encoding DUF58 domain-containing protein, translating to MRPSVPAIRPTRRGLGVFVIAASAFALGATGGARSLNAIVVPALVALAASAVQLHRAEPPTVERSVPEPGFAGERRRVTARVDSDVPCTVRERVDPDLDGETVVEAVGHGGRFTYDIGYRRRGEYTLGPADCTQTDSLGLFYRTVETAGDEPMTALVYPDIYDLETDLAKLVGTFVDDDRSSFDRLREYGPDDSMRDIHWRASAKRPDDEFLVAEYGSRGATDEMTIVGEAATDRDSADAMAATIASIAAHLHDFGVTVAVRVPGGDRVAPPGSVEGLLELLARTDGGRVDTDGQPEVHVLAEGGTATVSLADRDVSFDASGEGRGREVVA from the coding sequence ATGCGTCCTTCGGTCCCCGCCATTCGACCGACCCGCCGCGGTCTCGGCGTCTTCGTCATCGCCGCCAGCGCCTTCGCCCTCGGTGCGACCGGCGGCGCCCGCTCGCTGAACGCCATCGTCGTGCCCGCCCTCGTCGCCCTAGCCGCCAGCGCCGTCCAACTGCATCGCGCCGAGCCGCCGACCGTCGAGCGGTCGGTCCCCGAACCCGGTTTCGCTGGCGAACGCCGCCGCGTGACCGCCCGCGTCGACAGCGACGTGCCGTGTACAGTCCGCGAACGCGTCGACCCCGACCTCGACGGTGAGACGGTCGTCGAAGCCGTCGGTCACGGCGGCCGCTTTACCTACGACATCGGCTATCGGCGCCGCGGCGAGTACACACTCGGACCGGCCGACTGCACCCAGACCGACTCGCTCGGCCTCTTCTATCGCACCGTCGAGACTGCCGGCGACGAACCCATGACCGCGCTGGTGTATCCCGATATCTACGACCTGGAAACCGACCTCGCGAAACTGGTCGGGACCTTTGTCGACGACGACCGCTCGTCGTTCGACCGCCTCCGCGAGTACGGTCCCGACGACTCGATGCGGGACATCCACTGGCGCGCGAGCGCGAAGCGCCCCGACGACGAGTTCCTCGTCGCCGAATACGGTAGTCGGGGAGCCACCGACGAGATGACCATCGTCGGCGAGGCCGCCACCGACCGCGACAGCGCCGACGCGATGGCCGCGACCATCGCCAGTATTGCGGCCCACCTCCACGATTTCGGCGTCACCGTCGCGGTGCGCGTGCCCGGCGGCGACCGGGTCGCCCCGCCCGGAAGCGTCGAAGGCCTCCTCGAACTGCTGGCCCGAACCGACGGCGGCCGCGTCGACACCGACGGCCAACCCGAGGTCCACGTCCTCGCCGAAGGCGGTACCGCGACCGTCTCGCTTGCCGACCGCGACGTCTCCTTCGACGCCAGCGGCGAGGGGCGCGGCCGGGAGGTGGTCGCGTGA
- a CDS encoding AAA family ATPase, giving the protein MAYDGPKVFLAPYGNDAAQENFQRTVLEGVDEDFVADHSDSYPEGDPVRVWGTKDSVSGSWNKIEEGDFLLFYRDGSYEYGARVLGTERNESLGEELWPNHEEGSPWVCIIYLEAPVETDIDSEEVHDLAGHDISYVMGFSTLNELGLGGIRGRYGSVENFVYGTEPDEMPTLDDFDESEDEPADLTRTPDVDVPESVLEGLYFPGEQGREILEQVNSALNAGKHIVFTGPPGTGKTEIARLLCEYLTGTNPDTYTGYQITTATADWSTFETVGGYMPEESDGENLSFEPGQVLRRFKHRDTQRNELLVIDEINRADIDKSFGQLFTLLSGQPVQLPYKRGGEEIEILPASKFDGPLQKHQYVVPSSWRILATMNSYDKTSLYELSYAFMRRFAFVHVAAPDIPEATDEQVALVRSYAEAWNLDPSEETLREVGDLWFAVNAFDDGRKIGPAIIKDILAHVTAHDVDRRIALTQAVSNYVFPQLEGVPNRRDIVSRIANSDAVDRERLGRLADDVLGVRIHE; this is encoded by the coding sequence ATGGCATACGACGGGCCGAAGGTCTTTCTCGCTCCCTACGGCAACGATGCGGCGCAGGAGAACTTCCAGCGGACTGTTCTCGAAGGCGTCGACGAGGATTTCGTAGCCGACCACTCCGACAGCTATCCGGAGGGCGACCCCGTTCGGGTCTGGGGTACCAAGGACAGCGTTTCGGGTAGCTGGAACAAAATCGAAGAGGGAGACTTCCTGCTCTTCTATCGGGACGGGAGCTACGAGTACGGTGCACGGGTGCTCGGAACCGAGCGGAACGAATCGCTCGGAGAGGAACTCTGGCCCAACCACGAGGAAGGTTCTCCGTGGGTCTGTATCATCTATCTCGAAGCACCGGTCGAGACGGACATCGACTCCGAAGAGGTTCACGACCTCGCGGGTCACGATATCTCCTACGTGATGGGATTCTCCACACTGAACGAGTTGGGTCTGGGCGGGATTCGAGGCCGCTATGGTTCCGTCGAGAACTTCGTTTACGGTACCGAGCCGGATGAAATGCCCACGCTCGACGACTTCGACGAGTCCGAGGACGAACCCGCAGACTTGACCCGAACTCCAGACGTCGACGTGCCGGAATCCGTCCTCGAAGGGCTCTACTTCCCCGGCGAACAGGGCCGTGAAATCCTCGAACAGGTCAACTCGGCGCTGAACGCGGGCAAACACATCGTCTTTACCGGACCGCCGGGCACCGGTAAAACGGAAATCGCTCGATTACTTTGTGAGTACTTGACCGGCACGAACCCGGATACCTACACCGGCTACCAGATTACGACGGCGACGGCCGACTGGTCGACGTTCGAGACCGTCGGCGGCTACATGCCCGAGGAATCGGACGGCGAGAACCTCTCGTTCGAACCGGGGCAGGTCCTCCGGCGGTTCAAACACAGGGACACCCAGCGGAACGAACTGCTCGTTATCGACGAAATCAACCGGGCCGATATCGACAAGTCGTTCGGCCAGTTGTTCACGCTGCTTTCCGGCCAGCCAGTTCAACTTCCCTACAAACGCGGTGGTGAGGAAATAGAAATCCTGCCGGCCTCGAAGTTCGATGGCCCTCTGCAGAAACACCAGTACGTCGTCCCTTCGTCGTGGCGGATTCTGGCGACGATGAACAGCTACGACAAAACCTCCCTCTACGAGTTGTCCTACGCGTTCATGCGGCGTTTCGCGTTCGTCCACGTCGCGGCACCGGATATCCCAGAAGCTACCGATGAACAGGTCGCGTTGGTTCGGTCGTACGCCGAGGCGTGGAATCTCGACCCCTCGGAAGAGACGCTCCGGGAGGTCGGTGACCTTTGGTTTGCCGTCAACGCCTTCGACGACGGACGCAAAATCGGTCCCGCTATCATCAAAGACATTCTCGCGCACGTGACTGCACACGACGTTGACCGACGGATTGCGCTGACACAGGCCGTCTCGAACTACGTCTTCCCGCAGTTGGAGGGTGTTCCGAACCGTAGAGATATCGTCTCACGTATCGCGAACTCGGACGCGGTCGATAGAGAGCGTCTCGGTCGGCTCGCGGACGATGTCCTCGGCGTTCGAATCCATGAATAG